One stretch of Nocardia mangyaensis DNA includes these proteins:
- a CDS encoding ATP-binding cassette domain-containing protein: MSGDRADAVRVRGLGKRFELVSAVEGVDFAVPTGAVTALVGPTGAGKSTVLRIVLGLRRADTGSVEVTGRDPAAIGAVLNPRGLHPARTVRDHLWCHAPVAGVSRRRVNVVLDETGMSPLADIVVAQLHPSQQTRLALATALLADPPLLVLDDLFAGADGVERGWLQALLRRHVDRGGTVLVSADTLADVVSAADQLVVLSEGSIVWQGTPAKLRRGHPDRLVVAAAPSIALATALAAQGFTDAVMRPDGRLAVAEVDEPTIRSIAEAAKVRIADIAADPIHPDRVLASLTKPRRHRHSPPAPAAYAPAPTSYGMPR, encoded by the coding sequence GTGAGCGGCGACCGCGCTGACGCCGTGCGAGTGCGTGGTCTCGGCAAACGGTTCGAACTGGTCAGCGCGGTCGAAGGAGTCGACTTCGCGGTGCCGACCGGTGCGGTCACCGCGCTCGTCGGCCCGACCGGAGCGGGCAAGTCGACGGTGCTGCGGATCGTGCTCGGACTGCGGCGGGCCGACACCGGCAGCGTCGAGGTCACCGGACGGGATCCCGCCGCGATCGGCGCTGTGCTGAACCCGCGCGGCCTGCACCCGGCGCGGACCGTGCGCGATCACCTGTGGTGTCACGCGCCGGTCGCCGGGGTCTCGCGGCGCCGGGTGAACGTGGTACTGGACGAGACCGGGATGAGCCCGCTCGCCGATATCGTTGTCGCCCAACTGCATCCGAGTCAGCAGACCAGGCTCGCGCTGGCGACGGCGCTGCTGGCCGATCCCCCGCTGCTGGTGCTCGACGACCTGTTCGCCGGTGCCGACGGCGTCGAACGCGGCTGGCTGCAGGCCCTGCTGCGCCGCCACGTCGACCGGGGCGGCACCGTGCTGGTCAGTGCCGACACCCTCGCCGATGTGGTGTCGGCGGCCGATCAGCTCGTCGTGCTGAGCGAGGGCAGCATCGTCTGGCAGGGCACCCCGGCCAAGCTACGGCGCGGCCATCCCGACCGGCTCGTGGTCGCCGCCGCCCCGTCGATCGCGCTGGCGACCGCACTCGCCGCGCAGGGCTTCACCGACGCGGTGATGCGCCCCGACGGGCGCTTGGCCGTGGCCGAGGTCGACGAGCCGACCATCCGGTCGATCGCCGAGGCCGCCAAGGTGCGCATCGCCGACATCGCCGCCGACCCCATCCACCCTGACCGGGTGCTGGCCTCGCTGACCAAACCACGCAGGCACCGGCACTCCCCGCCCGCGCCCGCCGCGTACGCCCCCGCGCCGACTTCGTATGGGATGCCTCGATGA
- a CDS encoding ABC transporter permease produces the protein MTSVLPADLVPGIDAEARKVVAVRSNRLLFAAPVALALVATLITALMAGPFDPLGQPATGAATIGLYLGMGAVFVVAALLGIGATGGEYRRKTMALTVLFAPDRDRLVTAKYAATAAIALAVALAAELVSVLVLLAAGRGKVEFGLRLSEVLAAGLLVAACWAVLGAGIGLLLRTFSGAVWLVLGWAFALEPLIWLVAKGFGAGGLVTVLPVSATVAGVSAGSFQEAEVFAPTPAALVVLMLWAGAVGVAGWWDLRNRDL, from the coding sequence ATGACCTCTGTGCTGCCCGCCGATCTCGTGCCCGGTATCGATGCCGAGGCGCGCAAGGTCGTCGCCGTGCGCTCGAACCGGCTGCTGTTCGCCGCGCCCGTGGCACTGGCTCTGGTCGCGACACTGATCACCGCGCTCATGGCAGGTCCGTTCGATCCGTTGGGACAGCCCGCCACCGGCGCCGCCACCATCGGGCTCTATCTCGGGATGGGCGCGGTGTTCGTGGTGGCCGCACTGCTCGGCATCGGCGCGACCGGCGGCGAGTACCGCCGCAAGACCATGGCGCTGACCGTGCTGTTCGCGCCCGACCGCGACCGGTTGGTCACCGCGAAATACGCCGCGACCGCGGCCATCGCGCTGGCCGTCGCGCTGGCCGCCGAACTGGTGAGCGTGCTGGTGCTGTTGGCCGCGGGACGCGGCAAGGTCGAATTCGGTCTGCGGCTGAGCGAGGTGCTCGCCGCCGGGCTGCTGGTGGCCGCGTGCTGGGCGGTGCTCGGCGCCGGCATCGGGCTGCTGCTACGCACCTTCAGCGGCGCGGTCTGGCTCGTCTTGGGCTGGGCCTTCGCGCTCGAACCGCTGATCTGGCTGGTCGCCAAGGGCTTCGGCGCGGGCGGGTTGGTCACCGTGCTGCCCGTGTCGGCCACCGTGGCCGGGGTGAGCGCGGGCTCGTTCCAGGAGGCCGAGGTGTTCGCGCCGACACCGGCCGCCCTGGTGGTGCTGATGCTGTGGGCCGGTGCCGTCGGCGTCGCCGGGTGGTGGGACCTGCGCAACCGAGACCTGTAG
- a CDS encoding ABC transporter ATP-binding protein codes for MPVGAARPGWIRRLWRLCLRHPRLLTGIAISIVAGAAVAIAAPLATKRAVDAAEAGDTSVIGGAAALLAVLALARFVATFARRLWAGKLSLEVQHDLRISLLAALQRLDGAGQDAIRTGQVVSRSITDLQLVQGLLAMVPWSGLAVLQFVLSAAVMVWLSPPLALAALLVAPLMAAVVWRLRPRLYAATWSAQQRAADLAEHVEQTVTGVRVVKGFGQEARMVDLLEDHGRTLFAERMRAAKINARFAPVVAALPQAGLVAVIVVGGVLASRGTIGIGTFLAFTAYLATMTASARTITSVVIMAQLTKAAVDRVFGVIDAAPVLVDPDRPVELPPGPLGIEFDAVSFGFAPDQPVLQDLDLTVRPGETVAVIGPAGSGKSTLSLLLPRFYAPDAGRISLVGADGTRVDLADLRAEELRGALGVVFDDPFLFSDTIAANIALGRPEATDAEIRAAATAAAADEFITTLPEGYDTVIGERGLTLSGGQRQRIALARVLLTRPRVLVLDDATSAVDAVTEAEIFARLPDPGGRTTLILAHRESTLAQADRVIRLPAPTGSVVPTVTAAPTTVEPEAGGRSRAMSAANDLSETPELRAAVDALPAATEPPGLPGDPRAPQPDFGLRALLRPVRGLVCVVVALLVIDAVLGIAFPPLVRYAIDTGVTGGDSNALVRAAVIGIGLVLAGLVVGAAVTVLTARTGERVLFGLRVRSYTQLQRLGLDYYERELSGRIMTRMTTDVDALSTFLQTGVATGLVAVITLVGVAIGLVYIDASLALVVLATVPPMLLATLAFRRVSSVAYTLSRERVSAVNADFQENIAGLRAVQAARNEPIAARRFAEYSHRYRDARIRAQRAIAAYFSFGLAWADLSLAVVVYLGANAVAEGTTTTGTLVAFVLYLGLLFSPIQELSQVFDGYQQAKVGLRRIGELLRTESSIAADPPDAAHVDRLGGQIVFDDVAFRYPGANTPALDGVSFTVPAGATLALVGPTGAGKSTIVKLLARLYDLPEDPAAGSIRVDGVDLRKFVLTEYRTRLGIVPQEAHLFTGDVASNIAFGQPHATPVEISTAAENVGAAEMIAGLPRKMNQPVGERGRGLSAGQRQLVALARAELVDPDLLLLDEATSTLDPDTEASVLVANRSLARGRTTVVVAHRLATAARADLVGVVEHGRIVEFGPPGELLAADGRYARLWAAGIEAQGIVSAGDGS; via the coding sequence GTGCCGGTCGGCGCCGCCCGACCGGGCTGGATTCGCAGACTCTGGCGACTGTGCCTGCGCCATCCGCGGCTGCTGACCGGCATCGCGATCTCGATCGTGGCCGGCGCGGCCGTCGCGATCGCCGCACCGCTGGCCACCAAACGTGCCGTCGACGCCGCCGAAGCGGGCGACACCTCGGTGATCGGCGGTGCGGCCGCGCTGCTCGCCGTGCTCGCGCTGGCCCGGTTCGTCGCCACCTTCGCGCGTCGGCTCTGGGCGGGCAAGCTGTCGCTGGAAGTGCAGCACGACCTGCGGATCTCGCTGCTGGCCGCGCTGCAACGCCTCGACGGCGCCGGGCAGGACGCGATCCGCACCGGGCAGGTGGTGTCGCGCTCGATCACCGATCTGCAGCTGGTACAGGGCCTGCTGGCGATGGTGCCGTGGTCGGGTCTCGCGGTCCTGCAGTTCGTGCTCTCGGCGGCGGTCATGGTGTGGCTGAGCCCGCCGCTGGCCCTGGCCGCGCTGCTGGTCGCGCCCCTGATGGCGGCGGTGGTCTGGCGGTTGCGTCCGCGCCTCTACGCGGCCACCTGGTCGGCGCAGCAGCGCGCCGCCGACCTGGCCGAACACGTCGAGCAGACCGTCACCGGCGTCCGGGTGGTGAAGGGCTTCGGGCAGGAAGCCAGGATGGTCGACCTGCTGGAAGACCACGGCCGCACCCTGTTCGCCGAACGGATGCGCGCGGCGAAGATCAACGCCCGATTCGCGCCGGTCGTCGCCGCGCTGCCGCAGGCCGGACTGGTCGCGGTGATCGTCGTCGGCGGCGTTCTGGCTTCGCGCGGCACGATCGGCATCGGCACCTTCCTCGCGTTCACCGCCTACCTGGCCACGATGACCGCCTCGGCGCGCACCATCACCTCGGTGGTGATCATGGCCCAGCTCACCAAGGCCGCGGTCGATCGCGTCTTCGGTGTCATCGATGCCGCGCCCGTGCTGGTCGATCCCGACCGGCCCGTCGAACTGCCGCCCGGACCGCTCGGCATCGAGTTCGACGCCGTGAGCTTCGGTTTCGCGCCTGATCAACCGGTCCTGCAGGACCTCGACCTCACCGTGCGGCCCGGCGAGACCGTCGCCGTGATCGGCCCGGCCGGGTCGGGCAAGTCGACGCTGTCGCTGTTGCTGCCGCGCTTCTACGCCCCCGACGCGGGACGAATCAGCCTGGTCGGCGCCGACGGCACCCGCGTCGACCTGGCCGATCTCCGGGCCGAGGAGCTGCGCGGCGCGCTCGGGGTGGTCTTCGACGATCCCTTCCTGTTCTCCGACACCATCGCCGCCAATATCGCGCTCGGCCGCCCCGAAGCCACCGACGCCGAGATCCGAGCCGCCGCGACCGCCGCGGCGGCGGACGAGTTCATCACCACGCTGCCCGAGGGCTACGACACGGTGATCGGCGAACGCGGGCTCACCCTCTCCGGCGGCCAGCGTCAGCGCATCGCCCTGGCCAGGGTGCTGCTCACCCGGCCCCGCGTCCTGGTGCTCGACGACGCCACCTCGGCCGTCGACGCCGTCACCGAGGCGGAGATCTTCGCCAGGCTGCCCGATCCGGGCGGGCGCACCACGCTGATCCTGGCCCACCGCGAATCGACCCTGGCCCAGGCCGACCGCGTCATCCGGCTGCCTGCGCCCACCGGTTCGGTGGTGCCGACGGTGACGGCCGCACCCACGACCGTCGAGCCCGAGGCCGGGGGCCGATCCCGCGCGATGTCGGCGGCGAACGACCTCAGCGAGACGCCCGAACTGCGGGCCGCCGTCGACGCCCTGCCCGCCGCCACCGAGCCGCCCGGCCTGCCCGGTGACCCGCGCGCACCCCAACCCGACTTCGGCCTGCGCGCCCTGCTGCGCCCGGTGCGCGGCCTGGTGTGCGTGGTCGTCGCGCTGCTGGTCATCGACGCCGTGCTCGGCATCGCCTTCCCACCCCTGGTGCGCTACGCCATCGACACCGGTGTCACCGGCGGCGACAGCAATGCCCTCGTGCGGGCCGCGGTGATCGGGATCGGTCTGGTGCTCGCCGGATTGGTGGTCGGCGCCGCGGTCACCGTGCTCACCGCGCGCACCGGCGAGCGGGTGCTGTTCGGCCTGCGGGTGCGCAGCTACACCCAGTTGCAACGCCTCGGCCTCGACTACTACGAACGGGAACTGTCCGGCCGGATCATGACCAGGATGACCACCGACGTCGACGCGCTCTCGACCTTCCTGCAGACCGGCGTCGCGACGGGGCTGGTCGCGGTGATCACCCTGGTCGGTGTGGCCATCGGCCTGGTCTACATCGACGCCTCGCTGGCGCTGGTCGTGCTGGCGACGGTGCCGCCGATGCTGCTGGCCACCCTCGCCTTCCGCCGGGTGTCCTCGGTGGCCTACACCCTCTCCCGCGAGCGGGTCTCCGCGGTCAACGCCGATTTCCAGGAGAACATCGCGGGTCTGCGGGCCGTGCAGGCCGCGCGCAACGAGCCGATCGCGGCCCGTCGTTTCGCCGAGTACTCGCACCGGTATCGCGATGCCCGCATCCGCGCCCAGCGCGCGATCGCGGCCTACTTCTCCTTCGGGCTGGCCTGGGCCGACCTGTCGCTGGCGGTGGTGGTCTATCTCGGCGCGAACGCGGTGGCCGAGGGCACGACGACCACCGGAACGCTCGTCGCCTTCGTCCTCTATCTCGGTCTGCTGTTCAGCCCGATCCAGGAGCTGTCGCAGGTCTTCGACGGTTATCAGCAGGCCAAGGTGGGATTGCGGCGGATCGGCGAACTGCTGCGCACCGAGTCCTCGATCGCCGCCGATCCGCCCGATGCCGCGCACGTCGACCGGCTGGGCGGTCAGATCGTCTTCGACGACGTCGCCTTCCGCTATCCCGGCGCGAACACCCCGGCGCTCGACGGGGTGTCGTTCACCGTCCCGGCGGGGGCCACGCTGGCGCTGGTCGGTCCGACCGGCGCGGGCAAGTCGACGATCGTCAAGCTGCTCGCCCGCCTCTACGACCTCCCCGAGGACCCCGCGGCGGGTTCGATCCGGGTCGACGGGGTCGATCTACGTAAATTTGTGCTCACCGAGTACCGGACGCGGCTGGGAATTGTGCCCCAGGAAGCTCACTTGTTCACCGGCGACGTGGCGAGCAACATCGCATTCGGGCAACCACACGCCACTCCGGTGGAAATCAGCACCGCGGCCGAAAACGTCGGCGCGGCGGAGATGATCGCCGGATTGCCCCGAAAAATGAACCAACCGGTCGGTGAGCGAGGGCGCGGGCTCTCGGCCGGCCAGCGTCAGCTGGTCGCGCTGGCCCGTGCCGAACTGGTCGACCCCGACCTGCTCCTGCTCGACGAGGCCACCTCCACCCTCGATCCGGACACCGAGGCGTCGGTGCTGGTAGCGAACCGATCGCTGGCGCGGGGCCGGACCACCGTCGTGGTCGCGCACCGACTGGCCACCGCCGCCCGCGCGGATCTGGTCGGCGTGGTCGAGCACGGGCGGATCGTGGAATTCGGTCCGCCGGGGGAACTGCTCGCGGCCGACGGACGTTACGCGCGACTCTGGGCGGCGGGCATCGAGGCACAGGGAATAGTCTCGGCAGGCGACGGGTCGTAG
- a CDS encoding multifunctional oxoglutarate decarboxylase/oxoglutarate dehydrogenase thiamine pyrophosphate-binding subunit/dihydrolipoyllysine-residue succinyltransferase subunit: protein MRRTPAVSSSTSQFGQNQWLVDEMYQKFKQDPSSVDASWHEFLADYTPDASTESGNNQNPVPAAAPPAPPAAPKPAVAAAPKPAPAPAPAPAPKPAPAPAPAAKPAATVRAPQTTPAPVSNAPATSAPKAVAAADESKVLRGPAAAIAKNMSASLTIPTATSVRAIPAKLMIDNRLVINNHLARTRGGKISFTHLLGYAIVQAVKAFPNLNRHFAEIDGKPNAVTPAHTNLGLAIDLAGKDGNRSLVVAAIKGTEDMSFGQFHAAYEDVVRRAREGKLGADDFAGVTISLTNPGTIGTVHSVPRLMPGQGAIIGAGAMEYPAEFQGMSDERLADIGVGKLMTLTSTYDHRIIQGAESGDFLRTIHNLLISDEFYDEIFHGLGVPYEPVRWRKDMSERGVDKSARVLELIAAYRNRGHLMADTDPLRLVKDKFRSHPDLDVTQHGLTLWDLDRTFNVAGFHGQERMKLRDVLSILRDAYCRHVGVEYTHILETDQLQWIQDRVEQKHVKPTVAQQKYILNRLNAAEAFETFLQTKYVGQKRFSLEGAEAVIPMMDATIDQCAEHALDEVVIGMPHRGRLNVLANIVGKPYSKIFTEFEGNMNPAATHGSGDVKYHLGAHGQYLQMFGENEIEVSLTANPSHLEAVDPVLEGLVRAKQDLLDKGDGPEGFSVMPLMLHGDAAFAGQGVVAETLNLSGLRGYRVGGTIHIVVNNQIGFTTAPENSRSTEYSTDIAKFIGAPIFHVNGDDPEACDWVARLAVDFRQKFRKDVVIDLVCYRRRGHNEGDDPSMTQPEMYDVIDTKRSVRKAYTESLIGRGDISMKEAEDALRDYQGQLERVFNEVRELEKYVPEPSESVEDDQKVPATVQTAVDKSVLQRIGDAFNTPPDGFNVHPRVKPVLEKRREMAYEGKVDWAFAELLAFGTLIDQGHDVRLTGQDSRRGTFTQRHSVIIDRINAQEYTPLHNIGSEKPGWFAVHDSALSEYAAVGFEYGYSLGNPNALVLWEAQFGDFVNGAQSIIDEFISSGEAKWGQLSDVVLLLPHGHEGQGPDHTSGRIERFLQLCAEGSMTVAVPSTPANYFHLLRRHALDGIRRPLIVFTPKSMLRNKAVVSDIKDFTESKFRSVFDEPTYEQGVGDTAKVKRILLTSGKLYYELAAEKAKHKREDVAIVRIEQLYPIPTYRLNEALAKYPNATDIAWVQEEPANQGAWPFFGLNLPEVLPDRLGKLRRISRRAMSAPSSGSSKVHAVEQAEIIAEAFEPTT from the coding sequence ATGAGGCGAACACCAGCTGTGAGCAGCTCAACTTCCCAGTTCGGACAGAACCAGTGGCTAGTCGACGAGATGTATCAGAAGTTCAAACAGGACCCTTCCTCGGTCGACGCGAGTTGGCACGAGTTCCTCGCGGATTACACCCCCGACGCGAGCACCGAATCCGGTAACAACCAGAATCCGGTCCCCGCCGCGGCCCCGCCCGCACCCCCCGCAGCACCCAAGCCCGCCGTGGCGGCCGCACCGAAGCCCGCTCCGGCTCCCGCTCCCGCACCGGCCCCCAAGCCCGCACCCGCTCCGGCACCGGCTGCCAAGCCCGCCGCGACCGTACGCGCGCCGCAGACCACACCTGCACCGGTGTCGAACGCACCGGCCACCTCCGCCCCCAAGGCTGTCGCCGCCGCCGACGAGTCCAAGGTGCTGCGCGGTCCCGCCGCGGCCATCGCCAAGAACATGTCGGCCTCGCTGACCATCCCCACCGCCACCTCGGTGCGCGCGATCCCGGCCAAGCTGATGATCGACAACCGCCTGGTGATCAACAACCACCTGGCGCGCACCCGCGGCGGCAAGATCTCCTTCACCCACCTGCTCGGTTACGCGATCGTGCAGGCGGTCAAGGCCTTCCCGAACCTGAACCGCCACTTCGCCGAGATCGACGGCAAGCCGAATGCCGTCACACCAGCTCATACCAATCTCGGCCTGGCGATCGACCTCGCGGGCAAGGACGGCAACCGCTCGCTGGTGGTCGCCGCCATCAAGGGCACCGAGGACATGAGCTTCGGCCAGTTCCACGCCGCCTACGAGGACGTCGTCCGCCGCGCCCGTGAGGGCAAGCTCGGCGCCGACGACTTCGCCGGTGTCACCATCTCGCTGACCAACCCCGGCACCATCGGCACCGTGCACTCGGTGCCGCGGCTGATGCCGGGCCAGGGCGCGATCATCGGCGCGGGCGCCATGGAGTACCCGGCCGAGTTCCAGGGCATGAGCGACGAGCGCCTCGCCGACATCGGCGTCGGCAAGCTGATGACGCTCACCTCCACCTACGACCACCGGATCATCCAGGGCGCCGAGTCCGGCGACTTCCTGCGCACGATCCACAACCTGCTGATCTCCGACGAGTTCTACGACGAGATCTTCCACGGTCTGGGCGTGCCGTACGAGCCGGTCCGCTGGCGCAAGGACATGAGCGAGCGCGGTGTCGACAAGAGCGCCCGCGTGCTCGAGCTGATCGCGGCCTACCGCAACCGCGGTCACCTGATGGCCGACACCGATCCGCTGCGCCTGGTCAAGGACAAGTTCCGCAGCCACCCCGACCTCGATGTCACCCAGCACGGGCTCACCCTGTGGGACCTCGACCGCACCTTCAACGTGGCGGGCTTCCACGGCCAGGAGCGGATGAAGCTGCGCGATGTGCTGTCGATCCTGCGCGACGCGTACTGCCGCCACGTCGGTGTGGAGTACACCCACATCCTCGAGACCGACCAGTTGCAGTGGATCCAGGACCGGGTCGAGCAGAAGCACGTCAAGCCGACTGTCGCGCAGCAGAAGTACATCCTGAACCGGCTCAACGCCGCCGAGGCGTTCGAGACCTTCCTGCAGACCAAGTACGTCGGCCAGAAGCGCTTCTCGCTCGAGGGCGCCGAGGCCGTGATCCCGATGATGGACGCCACCATCGACCAGTGCGCCGAGCACGCGCTCGACGAGGTCGTCATCGGCATGCCGCACCGCGGTCGGCTCAACGTGCTGGCCAATATCGTCGGCAAGCCGTACTCGAAGATCTTCACCGAGTTCGAGGGCAACATGAACCCGGCGGCCACCCACGGCTCCGGTGACGTGAAGTACCACCTCGGCGCGCACGGCCAGTACCTGCAGATGTTCGGCGAGAACGAGATCGAGGTCTCGCTCACCGCCAACCCCTCGCACCTGGAAGCGGTCGACCCGGTCCTCGAGGGCCTGGTCCGCGCCAAGCAGGACCTGCTCGACAAGGGCGACGGCCCCGAGGGCTTCTCGGTCATGCCGCTGATGCTGCACGGTGACGCCGCGTTCGCCGGCCAGGGCGTGGTCGCCGAGACGCTGAACCTGTCGGGTCTGCGTGGTTACCGCGTGGGCGGCACCATCCACATCGTGGTGAACAACCAGATCGGCTTCACCACCGCGCCGGAGAACAGCCGCTCCACCGAGTACTCCACCGACATCGCGAAGTTCATCGGCGCGCCGATCTTCCACGTCAACGGTGACGATCCGGAGGCCTGCGACTGGGTCGCGCGCCTGGCGGTCGACTTCCGGCAGAAGTTCCGCAAGGACGTCGTCATCGACCTCGTCTGCTACCGCCGCCGCGGGCACAACGAGGGCGACGACCCCTCGATGACCCAGCCGGAGATGTACGACGTCATCGACACCAAGCGTTCGGTCCGCAAGGCCTACACCGAATCGCTGATCGGCCGTGGCGACATCTCCATGAAGGAGGCCGAGGACGCGCTGCGCGACTACCAGGGTCAGCTCGAGCGCGTGTTCAACGAGGTCCGTGAGCTGGAGAAATACGTTCCGGAGCCCTCGGAGTCCGTCGAGGACGACCAGAAGGTGCCCGCGACCGTGCAGACCGCGGTCGACAAGTCGGTGCTGCAACGCATCGGCGACGCGTTCAACACCCCGCCAGATGGCTTCAACGTGCACCCGCGCGTCAAGCCGGTGCTGGAGAAGCGACGCGAGATGGCCTACGAGGGCAAGGTCGACTGGGCCTTCGCCGAGCTGCTGGCCTTCGGCACGCTGATCGACCAGGGCCACGACGTGCGCCTGACCGGTCAGGACTCGCGCCGCGGCACCTTCACCCAGCGCCACTCGGTCATCATCGACCGGATCAACGCCCAGGAGTACACCCCGCTGCACAACATCGGCTCGGAGAAGCCGGGCTGGTTCGCGGTGCACGATTCGGCGCTGAGCGAGTACGCGGCGGTCGGCTTCGAGTACGGCTACTCGCTGGGCAATCCGAACGCCCTGGTGCTGTGGGAAGCCCAATTCGGTGACTTCGTCAACGGCGCGCAGTCGATCATCGACGAGTTCATCTCCTCCGGTGAGGCCAAGTGGGGCCAGCTCTCCGACGTGGTGCTGCTGCTGCCGCACGGCCACGAGGGTCAGGGTCCCGACCACACCTCCGGTCGCATCGAGCGCTTCCTGCAGCTGTGCGCCGAGGGCTCGATGACCGTGGCGGTGCCGTCGACGCCGGCGAACTACTTCCATCTGCTGCGCCGCCACGCCCTCGACGGCATCCGCCGTCCGTTGATCGTCTTCACTCCGAAGTCGATGCTGCGCAACAAGGCCGTGGTGTCCGACATCAAGGACTTCACCGAGTCGAAGTTCCGCTCGGTGTTCGACGAGCCCACCTACGAACAGGGTGTCGGCGACACCGCCAAGGTCAAGCGCATCCTGCTGACCTCGGGCAAGCTCTACTACGAGCTCGCCGCGGAGAAGGCCAAGCACAAGCGCGAGGACGTGGCCATCGTCCGGATCGAACAGCTCTACCCGATCCCGACCTACCGCCTCAACGAGGCACTGGCCAAGTACCCCAACGCGACCGACATCGCCTGGGTCCAGGAGGAACCGGCCAACCAGGGCGCCTGGCCGTTCTTCGGCCTCAACCTCCCCGAGGTCCTCCCCGATCGCCTGGGCAAGCTCCGCCGCATCTCGCGGCGCGCCATGTCGGCCCCGTCCTCGGGCTCCTCGAAGGTGCACGCCGTCGAACAGGCCGAGATCATCGCCGAGGCCTTCGAACCGACCACATAG
- a CDS encoding DUF4189 domain-containing protein: protein MSFMSRAGLAVAALGLAAGSVVGAGSANAAGDLFGAIGFSSQLWESWSTVDWDTAEGARASVLDGCTAAGADDCGVMTTWANGCGALVYNNEGWVAAASGPDQGEAIRKAIDRLAEGVPIARLANFGSSDLSGTKVITVVCTANVR from the coding sequence ATGAGTTTCATGAGTAGGGCCGGGCTCGCCGTGGCAGCGTTGGGCCTTGCGGCCGGGTCGGTGGTCGGTGCCGGTTCGGCCAACGCGGCGGGCGACCTGTTCGGCGCGATCGGGTTCAGTTCGCAACTGTGGGAGAGCTGGTCCACCGTGGACTGGGACACCGCCGAGGGCGCCCGCGCATCCGTCCTCGACGGCTGTACCGCCGCGGGCGCGGACGACTGCGGGGTCATGACGACCTGGGCCAACGGCTGCGGCGCCCTGGTGTACAACAACGAGGGCTGGGTCGCCGCCGCCTCGGGGCCCGACCAGGGCGAAGCCATCCGCAAGGCCATCGATCGGCTCGCCGAAGGAGTCCCGATCGCCCGCCTGGCCAACTTCGGATCCTCCGACCTCAGCGGCACCAAGGTCATCACCGTGGTCTGCACCGCGAACGTGCGCTGA
- a CDS encoding oxygenase MpaB family protein, with protein sequence MDGLNRRGALKAGGILGAAGAFTLVAPTVRAQPWTWSPQGSVAGSGSGVDPMTVWDPEADQLVAGLIDRGEVPRVNELLRTWTTNGQALPAGLPSDLRDFMEYARRLPQWADQAALTTAIEFNKKRGLYLGVLYGFASGMMSTVIPREARSVYYSKGGHDLKDRISKTAKLGYDIGSNNAYAADGEMVVTCVKTRLVHAAVRHLLPQSPHWVQSADESIPISQNDIMVTWHSLPTTVMKHLTNWKVPIPHHESEAFLHSWQVAAHLLGVRDEYIPKSWPDANSQSAQVLDPILAATPEGAKLADRLLGLGANIDFAILSKPVLGAFTRFLLGDKIADGLAIPREPVWDPLLQVAWGPFIAVREGLLSAVPPMSDPYWLLDEFLRKAALTYLAELRLPISIELPTMNRDMSQPPR encoded by the coding sequence ATGGACGGACTGAACAGGCGCGGTGCACTGAAGGCCGGTGGGATCCTAGGCGCCGCCGGCGCTTTTACGCTGGTGGCACCCACCGTGCGAGCCCAACCATGGACATGGTCACCACAAGGCTCGGTGGCCGGATCAGGTTCCGGCGTCGACCCGATGACGGTGTGGGACCCGGAGGCCGACCAGTTGGTCGCCGGCCTGATCGACAGGGGCGAAGTTCCCCGGGTCAACGAATTGCTGCGAACCTGGACGACCAATGGCCAAGCGCTGCCTGCCGGTCTGCCCTCGGACCTGCGCGATTTCATGGAGTACGCCCGGCGGCTCCCCCAGTGGGCCGACCAGGCCGCACTGACCACCGCGATCGAGTTCAACAAGAAGCGCGGGCTGTACCTCGGTGTCCTCTACGGTTTCGCCAGCGGCATGATGAGCACCGTCATCCCCCGGGAAGCACGGTCGGTCTATTACTCCAAAGGCGGCCACGACCTCAAGGACCGCATCTCCAAGACGGCCAAGCTCGGCTACGACATCGGTAGCAACAACGCCTACGCCGCCGACGGGGAAATGGTCGTCACCTGCGTCAAGACCCGGCTCGTCCACGCGGCGGTCCGCCACCTCCTGCCCCAGTCCCCGCACTGGGTGCAATCGGCCGACGAGAGCATTCCGATCAGCCAGAACGACATCATGGTCACCTGGCACAGCCTGCCCACCACCGTCATGAAGCACCTGACCAACTGGAAAGTGCCGATCCCGCACCACGAATCAGAAGCGTTCCTGCACTCCTGGCAAGTGGCCGCGCACCTGCTGGGCGTCCGGGACGAGTACATCCCCAAGAGCTGGCCGGACGCCAATTCCCAATCCGCGCAGGTCCTCGACCCCATCCTCGCCGCGACACCCGAGGGCGCCAAGCTGGCCGATCGCCTCTTGGGACTCGGCGCGAACATCGACTTCGCGATTCTGAGCAAGCCGGTACTCGGCGCGTTCACCCGGTTCCTGCTCGGCGACAAGATCGCCGACGGTCTGGCCATTCCCCGGGAACCGGTCTGGGACCCGTTGTTGCAGGTTGCCTGGGGCCCCTTCATCGCGGTGCGCGAGGGTCTGCTCTCCGCGGTACCGCCGATGTCGGATCCCTACTGGCTCCTCGACGAATTCCTCCGCAAAGCGGCCCTGACGTACCTGGCCGAGCTGCGGCTGCCGATCAGCATCGAACTCCCGACGATGAATCGCGATATGAGCCAGCCGCCACGCTGA